The segment CGTAGACGAGGATGGTCATTTCGTCGGTGTCTTTTCAGAGAAGTCGTGCATGAAGTTTGTCGTCGGCATGGCGTATGAAAATTTGCCAAGCATTCCGGTTGGCGACCTGACTGACAGGAATCCGCCAACGATCAAGGAAGAGACGGATTTGCTGACGATCGCGCAGACGTTTCTCGATGCCGCGTGTCGACGTTTGCCCGTTTTGGATCAGGATGGAAAACTGAGAGGCCAAATTTCGAGGCGAGATGTGATGCGTGCGGTTCGAAGCCACATGGAGACGCCGGTGAAGTCGAACGCACCCACCGGTTTGTACCTCAGTGCGATTTTCTCATCCGACGAACGACGAGTCTGACCGGGATTCTCTGATTGGAATCATCGGGGGCAGGGGAATTGCCCGGCGAACAGTGTTCGGCGATAATGCCGCCGCATCGCCGCGAGGGCGTCGATTCTCTTGTAACGATCCGTTTTGATGGATCCTATTCCCTGTTTTCCTGGAGACCTCCATGCCACGTCCCGTCACGATTTTCACTGGTCAATGGGCGGATTTGCCAATCG is part of the Rhodopirellula bahusiensis genome and harbors:
- a CDS encoding CBS domain-containing protein, which translates into the protein MTKTIGTATLPTAPPGTMPHVTAREMMVRNLITLSPQMDSLEALDVLLRQRISGAPVVDEDGHFVGVFSEKSCMKFVVGMAYENLPSIPVGDLTDRNPPTIKEETDLLTIAQTFLDAACRRLPVLDQDGKLRGQISRRDVMRAVRSHMETPVKSNAPTGLYLSAIFSSDERRV